In Candidatus Cloacimonadota bacterium, a single genomic region encodes these proteins:
- a CDS encoding 30S ribosomal protein S6e (the function of this ribosomal subunit is unknown), whose translation MVDFKTIVNDVKTGKSYNVAVSGHHANSLIGKNIGEVVDGIFVGLPGYKLKITGG comes from the coding sequence GGTAGACTTCAAAACTATCGTGAATGACGTTAAGACGGGCAAATCTTACAATGTTGCCGTGTCGGGCCACCACGCGAACTCTCTGATTGGTAAAAACATCGGAGAGGTCGTCGACGGAATTTTCGTAGGGCTCCCCGGTTACAAGCTCAAGATCACAGGCGGAA